GAAATATTACTTGCTATCAAATTAAAACGATCTAATCGTTTcggtttaatttattttttagcttggTTCATTTTAAAGTGCccattttctaaataaaaacaatatgtttttttttatagcccTTTCATTTCTGGCAGGATAGCGCTACTAAAGCAGCTTGTAAACTGTAAATTTCAAAAGTGctattcggcagccgaaatggaagtagatttctcaaataaacaaaatttattttttataaaataatattaataataatataacacttaattcattgataaaaaaaaatcaataatagatttaaaactacttagaattaattttgttcaaaaaattttcttgtaaagtaaaaagtcaaatttcaaatataaaaaattttgaaactttccataaaagaaatttatcgTTTAAAAACGATCTTCATCAAAAATCTCTCCATATAACCAGAGTATCTTTTTCACTATTTATATAGAAATAATTCCTGGTTTCCATAATAGAATGGgaattattttcatactttTATAGAACTGTTCCTATACTATCATAGCAAAGTTCCTATAATTTCCTTTCcgtgtaaatttaatatttataaaaaaaaaaagaatgtataataataattaaaatattaattccaGGACATGGATATGCTCCAACTCTTTGCATCTCCAGCAGGCCGAGCTTTAGTCACTGAAGATAATCACAGCCGACGACGTGGGACGACATCAACGTCCTCATTATCCCGAGAATCATCacgattaaaaaattcacgTAGAACTAGTACGACAATAACCAGTCTCAGCACTCAACCATCTGGCACACCAAGTCCACCTCCTAGGCAACGAAAATCCAGTGCTGAACTCTACAAAGAAGCTGTTGAAATTCTAGGCCTCACGTGTTCGCTCACCGACAGCTGCCGATGCATCGAGTGtcaagtgatttttttatttatcggaTTTAATACTCTTACTTAAAAACCCTTTTCAGTcactttttattcaattttattttgttttattattttcatttaaaccTTTTGAATTGATTTCATTCGACAGATAATTTAAACTGAAAAAACGTTCGCTGCAACTCAAGGTAAACGACTCGAACACTCGGGTTATACAATACAAAaccaattgaaatttaaagagACGATATTTAAATTGAACTGCTGACAACCctttcatcaataataatttaacgatcaATTTGATCACTATTTCCAATCGGACTCTGTTACAAAgggattttaatttaacgcaaagctatataaatttaatcattgaacttttaaaattttatgctaTTGAGTTTACAGAAAAATCATCTCTAAATTTCTGTAAAGTTATTAAAAGAAGACATCTTACGAGTTTCTAGATCTTTTATGTTAttgtgtaataaaaaaaatttcggcaACCTTTAAATTTAGTTGGATATAACTATCAATAGTTGCAtttttaaccattttttttttttttttataaaatactagTACTGGTGTTATTCGCACATACAAGTAGCAATATCGTAGATTGAcacttcattaaaattttgaacagtTCAACTTTTTGGGGAAAATCCATTTAATAATCATGCTTTGAAATCAAACTTtaatttagatattaaataaattaaaaaatagattatttcaatttcatcATGAACTTCCcttctaaaatataaatttttgttatatttgggatcttatagaaaattatctATGTAATCTATTaagagttaattttttgaaattgtcACCCCTGGAactaagtttttaaaaactttttacaaacaattaattatctcTTAaacaagagcttttatttgattgCCAGACTtcttggataaaaaaaaactctttcactgataatatttttttttgtttaaatctTACATTATTAATCATTTGTTAATAGGACTAGGGGTTAAAACAtatcataaattattcaaattacttTTTCATCACTCACTAATAACTTGAAActcaaatatatataatataagcAGTGGCATGATGGCCGAGCGGGTTAAGTCACTATCCCGTTAGTTCGCTCGCACATCATgccgtgaggcgagggttcgagccccgacggttgttcgaatagttccaacaccaaccgtcgggagtcgctccggtagccaaactgtactggcatgggttttctctgtggtttccccatcaccactattccaacaaccgatagaaaggggtgaggaatagggtaaatacagtacagaaagcacaagtcggtccacagccgcgtgataataataaagagttgAGTATACAAATGTGCGAAAAATAAGGTTGATTATGTAGTGAAAATACACGAGTGAAAAGAGGATGTGCTGAGGTCCAAAAAAGCGTTGAATAAACAAGGACAGTATAAAAACACAAGACGGTGGCGCACTCGCGGAATGCGACAGCTACCATCTAcccagccttgtaaaaaccaagaacggtatacaagtaaaaatcgaaataaatatatatatataatataagcTAGGTATATATACCTAGTCTAATTAATTAAGGTATgaaattaatagtatattacacatctagggcagtaaaataataaatgtctcagatcacatgtaattgttgtccgaggcgaagctgaggctttcttatttactgcccatggtgtgtatactatttttctcctcgatgGAGGCGAAAAGCGgaattttcgtttagcgcagcgggacgaaagttgacgctttccgcccggaggtgagaaaaaaCTCTTTAGGAGAAAATACATAAATGTCGAATGTTATTATTAGTAACTATCATCATTAGCGTCACTCAAACTATTTTTAGACGGTACTTGACGCAAAATTCAAGCTGAAACTCAATTCAGGTATAGAATATATTACATGtatgttatatattatatataatactgAAGAACATGAATGTCAGACGTCTATTGATAATAGATCGACATCAATAACTGGGAAATTATATTAGTCATCCAACTATCGTTCTACGTTTCTAAGAGCCATCTTGTACATTCTATGCATTAATAGTTTCTGCTATCTGCATCCTACATTTCAATGTCATTTTCCTACAGATAGTTATACTAAATATATGATAGAAACCTGGAAGCACGATCTACAGTTATATTACTACGACTTTTCCGTATAATCAGTGTCCCTAAAGAAAATCGCATATCGCAATTACCCAATTACCGTAAATCCAATTGAACTTTTTTGTCTTTTTCTATTTAACATACTTTGAATGAACTCGATTTTATTTCCCTTGCTGTTTATTGTTAACTCTAAATTTAACGAATCGATGTAAGGTCTAGTTAAACTTAtcgatttgaattttatttttatcttttatttcatttcattgtCTTCCTTACGTTATTCACTCGTTAATACTTCATAAAATGTTGctggtaatttaaaataaaagcacAATTAAATAGtctcatttattaattgaaatcgTAATTTCGAAGTATCGTCTATTAAATAAGCGACaatcaaatttcatcaattattatttatatacaagTGAGCCTTAATCGACCCGataattacatataataatTGTTGAAGTAGTATCTCCAgtgactttattttttttttcattacttagAATCAACTATTAATTTCATGCATATTTTAGCCAGCAGTACTCCCATtttcctaaaaattaatttttatttaataaataactcttttttttatttatttattataaaatatgttaATCCTGAAACTTAAACACTCACTAAATCAACAACAGAACGATAGATccacaataaattaaatctcagttgaacaaatatttcaaagtattaaaaattttttttggaatgtACATCTCTATCTTGTTCTTCTATTTCTtcgaaattgaaaaaaaaaaaacattgaatgTTGTATAGCTATAAGATCAACTTTgttctaaatttatttcatttttaataattgaatatagaAAGAAATATAGCAGATGACGGTCCtaacaattgttttttatttttcctcttTAGAATTTTCGAGattaaccataaaaaaattttgaaacataGCTCTTTATTGTAACTTAAAAACGTcagtagaaattttattactaccATTTAAAGAACGTAAaacctttttttaaaattgttatttttacgatgaGAGAAGTTATATTCTGTTTTATCAATAACACACTTTTATAGCATACTAAACTTTCAACATAATAGGCTAAATAGTCAAGTTTGCATAccagtaaatttttagttgtACAAAGAAATTTGaacttgatttttattaaaatgaaatgatTTACATTCCAAAAtccatatttattaaaaatttcatctaaAAACCATCAACCATCAtactttttatcattttaatataaccaaagaatattattttattcccattaatttttatcatacacTTAGCT
The sequence above is drawn from the Cotesia glomerata isolate CgM1 linkage group LG4, MPM_Cglom_v2.3, whole genome shotgun sequence genome and encodes:
- the LOC123264275 gene encoding uncharacterized protein LOC123264275 — its product is MLEAPPGSREDLVEAARTPCTPTDLDTMLYGYTNGIYVLDHTPESMPDMDMLQLFASPAGRALVTEDNHSRRRGTTSTSSLSRESSRLKNSRRTSTTITSLSTQPSGTPSPPPRQRKSSAELYKEAVEILGLTCSLTDSCRCIECQSNYFDCDDDCGDARTELAAGTPILLDHALSHPLTCSIQ